A region from the Nonlabens sp. YIK11 genome encodes:
- a CDS encoding FtsW/RodA/SpoVE family cell cycle protein: protein MKIKDYISGDSFLWALVLILAIFSFLPVYSASSNLAYLNGGEGNTLKYVIKHFAHLVLGLGIAYTFHKIPYNYFKGLSFIMLPIVILLLIFTAFQGTEMDGANASRWIQIPIVGVGFQTSTLAAVVLMVWVARYLNAMREKVIEFKKSLLPLWLPVGLILALILPSNFSTTAILFLMVLLVCFIGGYPWKYLLAIVGSGLLVLTLFIITAKAFPDAFPNRVDTWVSRIESFSGDGTSDSEYQVDKAKTAIATGYVWGQGPGKSQQKHFLPQSSSDFIYAIIIEEFGLIGGAVVLLVYMLVLFRLVVIANKADTIFGTLLVIGVGFPIVLQALINMAVAVNLFPVTGQTLPLISSGGTSIWMTCMAIGIILSVSAKRQAIKAQETPEEELNPLDVLSEAL from the coding sequence TTGAAGATCAAAGACTACATATCTGGCGATTCCTTTTTATGGGCACTGGTATTGATACTGGCGATATTTTCGTTTTTACCGGTATATAGTGCCAGTAGTAATTTGGCCTACCTCAATGGTGGTGAAGGGAATACGCTTAAATATGTGATCAAGCACTTTGCACATTTAGTTTTGGGATTGGGCATCGCTTATACCTTCCACAAAATACCCTATAATTATTTCAAGGGATTGAGTTTTATCATGCTTCCGATCGTGATTTTGCTACTCATATTCACTGCATTTCAAGGAACTGAAATGGATGGAGCAAACGCCAGTCGCTGGATTCAAATCCCGATTGTAGGTGTAGGATTCCAGACCAGTACGCTAGCCGCAGTGGTTTTAATGGTTTGGGTAGCTCGCTACCTTAATGCCATGAGGGAAAAGGTGATTGAATTCAAGAAATCGCTTTTGCCTTTGTGGTTGCCAGTAGGATTGATCTTGGCACTCATATTACCATCCAATTTCTCAACGACAGCGATATTGTTTTTAATGGTATTGCTAGTGTGTTTTATAGGCGGTTATCCATGGAAATACTTATTAGCTATCGTTGGTAGCGGTCTATTGGTGTTGACCTTATTTATCATTACCGCAAAGGCTTTTCCAGACGCATTCCCTAATCGCGTCGACACATGGGTAAGTCGTATTGAAAGCTTCTCTGGTGACGGAACCTCAGATTCAGAATATCAGGTTGACAAGGCAAAAACAGCGATAGCAACTGGGTACGTTTGGGGACAAGGTCCCGGCAAAAGCCAGCAAAAACACTTTTTACCACAATCCAGCAGCGACTTTATTTATGCGATTATCATTGAAGAATTTGGTCTTATAGGTGGTGCCGTCGTGTTGCTGGTCTATATGCTGGTCTTATTCAGACTAGTGGTCATTGCCAATAAAGCTGATACCATTTTTGGAACCTTACTAGTCATAGGTGTTGGTTTTCCCATTGTTTTACAAGCATTGATCAATATGGCGGTAGCCGTGAATCTATTCCCAGTAACAGGGCAAACCTTACCGTTGATTTCCAGTGGTGGAACCTCCATCTGGATGACGTGTATGGCAATAGGAATTATTTTAAGCGTAAGTGCAAAAAGACAAGCTATAAAAGCTCAGGAAACTCCTGAGGAAGAATTGAACCCATTAGATGTATTGAGTGAAGCCTTGTAG
- the murG gene encoding undecaprenyldiphospho-muramoylpentapeptide beta-N-acetylglucosaminyltransferase, giving the protein MKPCRIIISGGGTGGHIFPAISIANECRRRWPDCAILFVGANDRMEMEKVPAAGYEIKGLWISGLQRKLSAKNLSFPLKVVKSLLDARKIVSEFKPDVAIGTGGYASGPLLFMAHKKSVPTLIQEQNSYAGITNKLLAKKVDKVCVASDHMERFFPKNKIVFTGNPVRRDLVDQKTSKAEALQHFGFEDTNKKTLLVLGGSLGAHRINQLIESQLEELQQDTQIIWQCGKLYYDQYKKHDGNTVKVNAFLNRMDLAYAAADIIISRAGAGTISELALIGKPVIFIPSPHVAEDHQTKNALAIQDKDAALMIREQELDVNFPMIWKQLSSDTALQQRLSANLSKLAKPNATVEIVNHIKELIDA; this is encoded by the coding sequence GTGAAGCCTTGTAGAATCATCATATCTGGCGGTGGCACAGGTGGCCACATTTTCCCTGCGATCTCGATTGCAAATGAATGCCGTCGTAGATGGCCCGATTGTGCTATTCTATTTGTAGGCGCTAACGACCGTATGGAAATGGAGAAAGTTCCAGCGGCCGGTTATGAAATCAAGGGTTTGTGGATAAGCGGTTTGCAAAGAAAGCTGTCTGCCAAAAATCTATCCTTTCCATTGAAGGTTGTGAAAAGCCTACTGGATGCCCGCAAGATTGTCAGTGAATTCAAGCCTGATGTCGCTATTGGAACTGGCGGTTATGCCAGTGGTCCGTTATTGTTTATGGCACATAAAAAAAGTGTACCAACTTTAATCCAAGAGCAAAATTCCTATGCAGGGATAACCAATAAACTACTTGCTAAGAAAGTGGATAAAGTTTGTGTGGCGAGCGATCACATGGAACGATTTTTCCCGAAAAATAAAATAGTTTTTACTGGCAATCCGGTCCGTCGGGATCTTGTAGATCAAAAAACTTCAAAAGCTGAAGCATTACAACATTTCGGATTTGAGGATACTAACAAAAAAACACTTTTAGTTTTAGGTGGCAGCCTAGGTGCCCACAGGATCAACCAATTGATTGAAAGTCAATTGGAGGAACTCCAGCAGGACACCCAAATCATCTGGCAATGCGGGAAGCTGTACTATGATCAATATAAAAAACACGATGGCAACACGGTTAAGGTAAATGCTTTCTTGAACCGCATGGATCTGGCCTATGCTGCGGCAGATATTATAATTTCCCGTGCTGGCGCCGGTACGATATCAGAGTTGGCACTTATAGGCAAGCCCGTCATTTTTATACCATCGCCGCACGTCGCCGAAGATCACCAGACTAAAAACGCGCTCGCCATCCAGGATAAAGATGCGGCGCTCATGATAAGAGAACAGGAACTGGACGTTAATTTCCCGATGATCTGGAAGCAGCTTTCCAGTGATACAGCGTTACAGCAACGATTGTCTGCAAACCTCTCCAAACTCGCAAAACCCAATGCGACCGTAGAGATCGTCAACCATATTAAAGAACTCATTGATGCGTGA
- the murC gene encoding UDP-N-acetylmuramate--L-alanine ligase, translated as MRDLKDITHFYFIGIGGIGMSALARYLHKQGKQVAGYDRIVTSLSKRLEDEGIDIHYQSKFDEIPSAFKNPETAQVVYTPAVPQTFDELVRFRESGIPITKRAQLLGQISKTMTCLAIAGTHGKTTTSAILAHLLYQSDIKTTAFLGGILEGYNTNYLNSGTDVMVVEADEFDRSFLQLEPNVAGVTAIDPDHLDIYGNEEEFRKAFEEFGALVPEGALFINESVKLSGNTIGFDSGDYHTSHLTIVDGAYYFNLVTPSGTIKNWSLRLPGRHNLANAILAVAMALEYGADPEKLKKALATFKGVERRFSYKLDTEKFVVIDDYAHHPTEINAVYQAVAEMYPDGEYTVIFQPHLYSRTKDFMDDFASSLSQFHKVGILNIYAAREEPMEGVHAAVLCDLIRNQEQSPHMTTLLEKEDIAEFVKEMGNRIVLLLGAGDIGAEVERVVKELAR; from the coding sequence ATGCGTGATTTGAAAGACATAACCCATTTTTATTTCATCGGCATCGGCGGGATTGGGATGAGCGCGCTGGCGCGTTATCTGCACAAGCAAGGCAAGCAGGTTGCTGGTTATGACCGTATCGTCACGTCACTTTCAAAAAGATTGGAAGATGAAGGTATCGATATTCATTATCAAAGCAAATTTGATGAGATCCCTTCGGCCTTCAAAAATCCCGAAACTGCACAGGTAGTGTACACGCCAGCCGTACCACAAACCTTTGATGAATTAGTTCGCTTTCGCGAAAGCGGAATACCCATCACCAAACGTGCTCAATTGCTGGGACAGATTTCTAAAACCATGACTTGTCTGGCGATCGCTGGAACTCATGGGAAGACGACAACCAGTGCAATTTTGGCGCATTTACTATATCAAAGCGACATTAAAACTACAGCCTTTCTGGGCGGAATTCTAGAAGGGTACAACACCAACTACCTCAATAGCGGTACCGATGTTATGGTCGTTGAGGCAGATGAATTTGATAGGTCTTTTCTACAATTGGAGCCTAATGTGGCAGGTGTAACGGCTATTGATCCAGACCATTTGGACATTTATGGAAACGAGGAAGAATTTAGAAAGGCTTTTGAAGAATTTGGTGCGCTAGTTCCTGAAGGTGCGTTGTTTATCAATGAATCTGTGAAGCTTTCTGGTAATACCATCGGTTTTGATTCTGGCGATTATCACACCAGTCATTTGACCATCGTCGACGGCGCCTATTACTTCAATCTGGTAACTCCATCGGGAACCATAAAAAATTGGAGTTTGAGGTTGCCTGGAAGACATAATCTGGCAAACGCGATTTTAGCCGTTGCCATGGCTCTTGAATATGGTGCTGATCCTGAAAAACTTAAAAAAGCACTGGCCACATTCAAAGGTGTGGAACGCAGGTTTTCCTACAAGTTAGACACTGAAAAATTTGTCGTCATTGACGATTATGCGCATCACCCAACGGAAATCAATGCGGTGTATCAAGCCGTCGCTGAAATGTATCCTGATGGAGAATACACCGTCATTTTCCAGCCGCACTTGTACTCACGCACTAAGGATTTCATGGATGATTTTGCATCAAGTTTATCGCAATTTCACAAGGTAGGTATACTTAACATTTATGCTGCAAGAGAAGAGCCTATGGAAGGTGTCCATGCTGCAGTGCTATGTGATTTAATTCGTAATCAGGAACAATCGCCACACATGACGACCTTGCTGGAAAAGGAAGATATAGCAGAGTTTGTAAAAGAAATGGGTAATAGGATAGTGCTGTTACTGGGAGCTGGTGATATAGGAGCCGAAGTGGAACGAGTAGTTAAAGAATTGGCACGATGA
- a CDS encoding cell division protein FtsQ/DivIB — translation MKRIFNLLILPVILVGILALYSFANKRHYNREIVDINISFTDYSDPFISEDNVNKLLIQKEDSVDNRLVEKLDLNKSETRLVADPMIRAAEVSVDLNGKLHVMVEQRRPLARLLGGLTVYLDSDNSMMPLSSEHTALVPVVLGFKPEFQEELYEFLVYLENDELLHAAVTQIVLDSKGNATLMLRSNDMRLKLGKLDKLHSKMTNFKAMLAKVEKDKAVDQIKAMDLRFDGQVIVVKKEE, via the coding sequence ATGAAGAGGATATTCAATCTATTGATTTTACCTGTAATTCTTGTTGGGATTTTGGCGCTGTATTCTTTTGCTAACAAGCGTCATTACAATCGCGAAATCGTAGATATAAATATCTCATTTACAGATTACAGTGACCCGTTTATATCTGAAGATAACGTTAATAAATTGTTGATACAAAAAGAAGATAGTGTCGATAATCGGCTGGTAGAAAAATTAGATTTGAATAAGAGCGAGACCAGACTTGTCGCAGACCCAATGATCAGAGCCGCAGAGGTTTCTGTGGATCTTAACGGGAAACTACATGTCATGGTAGAGCAACGCAGGCCACTAGCAAGATTGCTAGGAGGCCTTACTGTCTATCTGGATAGTGATAATAGCATGATGCCGCTATCTAGTGAACACACGGCGCTGGTTCCTGTAGTCCTGGGTTTCAAGCCTGAATTTCAGGAAGAGTTGTATGAATTTTTAGTCTATCTGGAAAATGATGAGTTGCTTCATGCGGCAGTCACGCAAATCGTTCTGGATAGCAAGGGAAACGCCACATTGATGTTGCGTTCCAATGATATGAGATTAAAACTGGGCAAGTTGGATAAGTTGCATAGTAAGATGACCAACTTTAAAGCAATGCTTGCCAAGGTAGAAAAAGACAAAGCAGTCGATCAAATCAAAGCGATGGACTTGAGGTTTGACGGTCAGGTAATTGTAGTTAAAAAGGAAGAATAA
- the ftsA gene encoding cell division protein FtsA, producing MEPQEFAVGLDIGTTKIVAMIGRKNEYGKLEILGVGRSKSLGVHRGVVNNITQTITSIQQAVSQAEAVSGIQIKDVTVGIAGQHIRSLQHSDYITRGDSETVINQDDITKLCNQVFKLVMLPGEEIIHVLPQEYKIDGQSEIKEPIGMYGGRLEANFHVVVGQVASIRNIGRCVKSADLELSDITLEPLASADAVLSQEEKEAGVALIDIGGGTTDLAIFKDGIIRHTAVIPQGGNIITQDIKEGCSIIEKQAELLKTKFGSAWPGENKENEIVSIPGLRGREPKEITLKNLSKIIHARVIEILETVFVEIKNYGHDEPKKQLIAGVVLTGGGSQLKHIKQLAEYVTGMPSRIGYPNEHLAGDSDTESTSPLFATAVGLVLKGLEANEFHTAIGQQKEAAVSNANAENNTPVEEKPKAPETEEQQTVTQPRKSKGIFENWANKFKDFLDKAE from the coding sequence ATGGAACCACAAGAATTTGCAGTAGGACTAGACATAGGTACGACAAAGATCGTTGCCATGATTGGTCGCAAAAATGAGTACGGCAAACTTGAGATCCTAGGTGTAGGAAGATCAAAAAGTCTGGGCGTTCATCGTGGTGTGGTCAACAATATCACGCAAACGATCACCTCCATACAACAAGCGGTTTCACAAGCTGAAGCCGTGAGTGGTATACAAATCAAAGACGTTACTGTAGGTATAGCGGGACAGCATATACGCAGTTTGCAACACAGCGATTACATCACTCGTGGCGATAGTGAAACGGTGATCAATCAAGATGATATTACAAAGTTGTGTAATCAGGTATTTAAGCTCGTTATGCTGCCAGGTGAAGAGATCATCCACGTGCTGCCTCAAGAATACAAGATTGATGGACAGTCAGAGATCAAAGAACCCATTGGAATGTATGGTGGCCGATTAGAGGCTAATTTTCATGTAGTGGTAGGTCAGGTGGCGTCCATTAGAAATATAGGTCGCTGTGTAAAAAGCGCTGATCTGGAATTGTCAGACATCACTTTAGAACCTCTCGCGAGTGCAGATGCTGTTTTGAGCCAGGAAGAAAAAGAGGCTGGAGTAGCACTTATCGATATAGGTGGTGGTACCACAGACCTCGCAATTTTTAAGGATGGAATCATTCGTCACACCGCAGTGATACCTCAAGGAGGTAACATCATCACTCAAGATATCAAAGAAGGCTGCTCGATCATTGAAAAGCAGGCAGAGCTGCTCAAAACAAAATTTGGTAGTGCTTGGCCAGGCGAGAATAAGGAAAACGAAATCGTTTCTATTCCAGGTTTGCGCGGTAGAGAGCCTAAGGAGATTACCCTAAAGAACTTGAGCAAGATCATACATGCCAGAGTGATTGAGATTCTGGAAACCGTATTTGTTGAGATCAAGAATTATGGTCATGACGAACCTAAAAAGCAATTGATCGCTGGTGTGGTGCTTACCGGTGGCGGTAGCCAGCTCAAGCATATCAAACAGCTAGCGGAATATGTTACAGGAATGCCCAGTCGTATAGGCTACCCTAACGAGCATCTAGCTGGCGACAGCGATACTGAAAGTACCAGCCCGTTGTTTGCAACAGCGGTAGGACTGGTATTGAAAGGATTAGAGGCAAATGAATTCCACACGGCAATAGGCCAGCAAAAAGAAGCAGCGGTTTCCAATGCTAATGCTGAAAATAACACGCCGGTAGAAGAAAAGCCTAAAGCACCTGAAACAGAAGAACAGCAAACGGTAACCCAACCTAGAAAGAGCAAAGGCATATTTGAGAATTGGGCCAATAAGTTCAAGGACTTTCTGGACAAAGCAGAATAG
- the ftsZ gene encoding cell division protein FtsZ, whose product MSNDDFNSIAFDLPKNQSNVIKVIGVGGGGSNAIKHMFQQGIKGVDFVICNTDSQALENSPVPNKIQLGVTLTEGLGAGANPEVGERAAQESIEDVRAMLDARTKMVFITAGMGGGTGTGAAPIIAQVAREMEILTVGIVTTPFHFEGKVRNEQAQKGIEKFRKNVDSLVIINNNKLRDVYGNLGFKAGFSKADEVLATASRGIAEVITNHYTQNIDLRDAKTVLSNSGTAIMGSAQATGSNRAQEGILKALDSPLLNDNKITGAKNVLLLIVSGTEEITIDEIGEINEHIQNEAGGGANIIMGVGEDEALGDAIAVTVIATGFNAEQQNEISNTEGTRIIHTLEEEQRATQVLEETNDRVVAGTLIMDEEVEESKKDEEESAFAKAESQPAPSQPEPSSEPLIIMHELGDEEPEEIIVPKNENPLIPTTEFIKNLNVVYEEVLDQEPQLIIKEEVVEEQPVVHKLEEVEEEEDQFLLNFDLPLTKNEEPAEEKITYNLDDIEVNDAVEIIPITEVSNEGVRKYSLDDYMEVEQTLNNARRSTEKPKTETEQVNIRTVEAPINAAPETIKKEVMEDLDPTDLPINEVLKMRAEERKRKMHAYNFKFKSSHRLEEIEKKPAYLRHGVELDETPTSSDRSRTTLSTDENNEIQLRGNNNSFLHDNVD is encoded by the coding sequence ATGAGCAACGACGATTTTAATAGTATCGCATTTGATCTACCTAAAAACCAGTCCAACGTGATCAAGGTTATAGGTGTAGGTGGTGGTGGTAGCAACGCCATCAAACACATGTTCCAGCAAGGAATTAAAGGTGTGGATTTCGTAATCTGCAATACAGATTCACAAGCCTTGGAAAACAGTCCAGTTCCCAATAAGATTCAGTTGGGAGTTACCTTGACCGAAGGTCTTGGTGCAGGTGCAAATCCTGAGGTTGGTGAGCGCGCCGCACAAGAGAGTATAGAAGATGTGAGAGCCATGCTCGATGCGAGAACTAAAATGGTATTTATCACCGCAGGAATGGGTGGTGGTACTGGTACTGGTGCTGCGCCTATCATTGCACAAGTCGCTCGTGAAATGGAAATCTTAACCGTTGGGATCGTGACGACACCATTCCATTTTGAAGGAAAAGTACGTAATGAACAAGCACAAAAGGGAATTGAGAAATTCCGTAAGAACGTGGATTCATTGGTGATCATCAATAATAACAAACTGCGAGACGTGTATGGAAATCTAGGCTTCAAGGCTGGATTCTCAAAAGCAGATGAGGTACTTGCTACTGCCTCACGCGGTATTGCAGAGGTAATTACCAACCACTACACGCAAAACATTGACTTGCGTGATGCAAAAACCGTATTGTCAAATTCTGGAACAGCGATCATGGGAAGTGCTCAGGCCACTGGTTCCAACCGTGCTCAAGAAGGAATTCTTAAAGCATTGGACTCTCCATTGTTGAACGACAACAAGATCACAGGTGCCAAAAACGTGTTGCTACTCATCGTTTCTGGAACTGAAGAAATTACCATTGACGAGATAGGTGAAATCAACGAGCACATCCAGAATGAGGCTGGCGGCGGCGCTAACATCATCATGGGTGTGGGCGAGGACGAGGCGCTGGGCGATGCCATCGCAGTTACCGTGATTGCCACGGGTTTTAATGCAGAGCAGCAAAACGAAATCTCAAATACAGAAGGCACGCGCATCATCCACACTTTGGAAGAGGAACAGCGAGCCACCCAGGTTTTGGAAGAGACCAACGATCGCGTGGTTGCAGGAACGCTTATCATGGATGAAGAAGTCGAGGAAAGCAAGAAGGATGAAGAAGAGTCCGCTTTCGCGAAAGCGGAATCACAACCAGCTCCATCACAACCAGAGCCATCCAGCGAGCCATTGATCATCATGCATGAACTAGGTGATGAAGAACCAGAGGAAATTATCGTTCCTAAAAACGAGAATCCATTAATACCAACAACGGAATTTATCAAGAACCTGAACGTGGTTTATGAAGAAGTCCTGGATCAAGAACCACAATTGATCATTAAGGAAGAAGTTGTTGAAGAGCAACCGGTCGTTCACAAACTGGAAGAGGTAGAAGAAGAGGAAGATCAGTTTTTGCTCAACTTTGACTTGCCGTTGACTAAAAATGAGGAGCCTGCAGAAGAAAAGATCACATACAATCTTGATGACATTGAAGTCAACGATGCAGTAGAAATCATTCCTATTACGGAGGTTTCTAATGAAGGCGTTAGAAAATATTCACTGGACGATTATATGGAAGTAGAGCAGACGTTGAACAACGCCAGACGATCTACTGAAAAACCTAAAACAGAAACAGAACAGGTAAACATCAGAACCGTTGAAGCTCCTATCAATGCCGCTCCAGAAACGATTAAGAAAGAAGTCATGGAAGATCTGGATCCTACAGATCTACCCATCAATGAGGTTTTAAAAATGCGTGCTGAAGAGCGTAAACGTAAAATGCATGCCTACAACTTCAAGTTCAAAAGCAGCCATAGACTGGAAGAAATTGAAAAGAAGCCGGCTTATTTAAGACATGGTGTGGAACTGGATGAAACTCCTACATCAAGCGATAGATCTAGAACGACCTTGTCTACAGACGAAAACAATGAGATCCAGTTGCGAGGTAATAACAACAGTTTCCTTCACGATAACGTAGACTAG
- a CDS encoding GatB/YqeY domain-containing protein: MSLEKDVMTAMKEAMKAKDQTALAALRAVKGEILLAKTSGASDGLSEDEEIKLVQKLVKQRKDSARIYSEQNREDLAEPELAQAAVLEQFLPEQLSEEAIEAVVAEIIVRTNANGMKDMGKVMGMANTQLVGKADGRTISTIVKAKLS, encoded by the coding sequence ATGAGTTTAGAGAAAGATGTCATGACCGCGATGAAAGAGGCCATGAAGGCAAAAGATCAAACAGCCCTTGCTGCTTTAAGAGCGGTGAAAGGCGAAATTTTACTGGCAAAAACTTCAGGAGCGTCTGATGGCTTGAGTGAGGATGAAGAAATCAAACTGGTTCAAAAACTTGTCAAACAAAGAAAGGACAGTGCCCGCATCTATTCCGAGCAAAATAGGGAAGACCTCGCTGAACCAGAACTGGCTCAAGCAGCTGTTCTTGAGCAATTCCTACCAGAACAATTAAGTGAAGAGGCTATTGAGGCTGTTGTCGCAGAAATCATAGTTCGCACCAATGCCAACGGTATGAAGGACATGGGAAAAGTTATGGGAATGGCAAATACCCAACTTGTAGGAAAAGCAGATGGTAGAACAATTAGCACTATTGTAAAAGCAAAATTGTCTTAA
- a CDS encoding GIY-YIG nuclease family protein — MKFVVYVIESELDGRWYKGVSKNFDSRLAQHNSGKTASTRPYRPWVLVHKEEFDTFAEARKRELYFKSGIGREYLKKVIRPRGATE; from the coding sequence ATGAAGTTTGTAGTATATGTGATTGAAAGTGAGCTGGATGGTCGTTGGTACAAAGGCGTTTCTAAGAATTTTGATTCAAGGCTGGCTCAACATAATTCTGGAAAAACAGCGTCAACTAGACCATATCGCCCTTGGGTCTTGGTTCACAAAGAAGAATTTGACACATTTGCAGAAGCCCGAAAGAGAGAATTGTATTTCAAATCAGGAATAGGAAGAGAGTATTTAAAGAAAGTCATTAGGCCGCGTGGCGCAACTGAATAG
- a CDS encoding BamA/TamA family outer membrane protein, producing the protein MPTAKNLILTILLLLGLVYTPQADAQFENLKELFTFYPNRKAVERDSTLYPSKFIAAPVVSYSPETDFAFGIGAKYLFKFAGSGDETRVSNMPITFQYTLNSQYFLYSGFEIFTNQEKWVIEGNILFQNYPRLYYGIGNGTPESAEEVYNYNQLLIEPIFLKQAFLRHLFVGAGIRYNHIYNTDFEEDGLIATEQLDGFDGSTSVGVEVAALYDSRDVILNASSGWYLEFTHGKYGEFLGGTNKFNLTRIDLRHFLKVSKKNNDVLGFQFVGRTVRNNQPFSEYSFLGSSEIMRGYREGRFIDRDLVAAQAEYRKNFKDSRIGAVVFVGAGDVYRNIDEFQFSSLKPSYGVGVRYKLDESENLNIRLDWGFGRGTNELYLGIAEAF; encoded by the coding sequence ATGCCGACTGCCAAAAATCTTATTCTTACCATCTTATTGCTCCTCGGGCTAGTTTACACACCACAGGCTGATGCGCAATTTGAGAATTTGAAGGAGTTGTTCACTTTCTATCCCAATAGGAAAGCGGTAGAACGGGACTCAACATTGTATCCTTCTAAATTCATCGCTGCTCCAGTTGTGAGCTATTCTCCAGAGACTGATTTTGCCTTTGGTATTGGTGCTAAATATTTATTCAAGTTTGCAGGTAGTGGTGACGAGACGCGTGTTTCCAATATGCCCATCACTTTTCAATATACCTTGAACAGTCAATATTTCTTATACTCTGGTTTTGAAATATTTACCAATCAGGAAAAATGGGTGATCGAGGGAAATATTCTTTTTCAAAACTATCCCAGGCTATACTATGGTATAGGTAATGGCACTCCAGAATCTGCAGAAGAGGTTTACAACTACAACCAACTTCTTATAGAACCGATTTTTTTGAAACAGGCCTTCCTTAGACACCTTTTTGTAGGTGCTGGTATACGATACAATCATATCTACAATACAGATTTTGAGGAAGATGGACTTATCGCTACAGAACAACTGGACGGTTTTGATGGCTCCACATCAGTTGGTGTTGAAGTCGCAGCCCTTTATGATAGTCGTGATGTTATCCTGAATGCCTCTTCGGGTTGGTACTTAGAGTTTACCCATGGAAAATATGGAGAATTTTTAGGCGGCACCAACAAATTCAATTTAACGCGCATTGACCTTAGACATTTTTTGAAGGTTTCTAAGAAAAATAACGATGTGCTGGGTTTTCAGTTCGTAGGTAGAACGGTGCGCAATAACCAGCCATTTTCTGAATACTCTTTCCTAGGCAGCAGTGAAATCATGCGCGGTTATCGCGAGGGACGCTTTATAGACCGTGATCTGGTCGCCGCTCAGGCAGAATACCGCAAAAACTTTAAAGATTCCAGAATAGGTGCTGTGGTCTTTGTTGGTGCTGGTGACGTTTATAGAAACATTGACGAATTTCAATTCAGTAGCTTGAAGCCTAGTTACGGTGTTGGAGTGCGTTATAAGCTGGACGAATCAGAGAACCTCAACATAAGGCTGGATTGGGGTTTTGGTCGCGGAACCAACGAACTCTATCTAGGAATTGCTGAGGCCTTTTAG
- a CDS encoding Crp/Fnr family transcriptional regulator, with product MTPEFTAFYGSLFEPDLLHEIEKVSHFREEEEGTDLIKVGEFIKFMPLLLSGSIKIMRADAQGDELLLYYLEKGDTCAMTLTCCMGNTKSEIHAVTETPAKLLMIPIGKMEEWSSKYKSWRNFVFNSYHTRMMEMLESIDNIAFNKMDERLENYLNDKIEVLKSKHIYTTHKDIASDLHTSRVVISRLLKRMENDGKIKLHRSFIEVL from the coding sequence ATGACACCAGAATTCACAGCATTTTACGGCTCTTTATTTGAGCCGGACTTACTTCATGAAATCGAGAAAGTGTCTCATTTTAGAGAAGAGGAAGAAGGAACAGACCTCATTAAAGTTGGTGAGTTTATAAAGTTCATGCCCTTATTGCTATCAGGAAGTATTAAGATCATGCGAGCAGATGCTCAAGGTGATGAGCTGTTGCTCTACTATCTTGAAAAAGGAGATACTTGTGCGATGACCTTGACGTGCTGTATGGGAAATACTAAAAGCGAAATCCACGCCGTGACAGAAACTCCCGCAAAACTGCTCATGATTCCCATAGGCAAAATGGAAGAATGGTCCAGCAAGTACAAAAGCTGGCGCAACTTCGTATTTAATAGCTATCATACAAGAATGATGGAAATGCTGGAAAGCATCGATAATATCGCATTCAATAAAATGGATGAACGGCTGGAGAATTACCTAAATGACAAAATAGAAGTACTCAAGAGCAAGCACATCTACACCACACATAAGGACATTGCCAGCGACCTACATACCAGCCGTGTCGTCATCTCAAGACTATTGAAACGAATGGAAAATGATGGCAAGATAAAATTGCACCGCAGCTTTATTGAAGTCCTGTAA